From a single Sediminibacterium sp. KACHI17 genomic region:
- a CDS encoding dihydrodipicolinate synthase family protein yields the protein MANVTWKGVYPALLTPFKQDDAVDFEVYQKNLQAQLDAGVDGIILGGSLGEASSLSNEEKRHLLLYSKEHIPQDFPVIINIAEQTTKAAIQLAQDSEKNGADGLMLLPPMRYYADSKETLEYFKAIASSTSLPIMIYNNPVDYKIHVTLDMFEAMLPYKNIQAVKESTRDISNVTRMINRFGDRFHILCGVDTLAMESLCMGAHGWVAGLVDAFPQETVAIYRLVKAGMIDEALKIYRWFLPLLELDIHPKLVQYIKLAATHTGIGSTHVRAPRLPLEGEELKRVTTIIETALANRPELPDYLNLKHKKDATRA from the coding sequence ATGGCCAATGTAACATGGAAGGGTGTTTATCCTGCTCTTCTAACACCATTTAAACAGGATGATGCTGTTGACTTTGAGGTATACCAAAAAAATCTGCAGGCACAGCTTGATGCAGGTGTTGATGGTATCATTCTTGGCGGCTCACTTGGTGAGGCAAGTTCTCTTTCCAATGAAGAAAAAAGGCATCTGCTGCTCTATTCTAAAGAGCATATCCCACAAGACTTTCCGGTGATCATCAATATTGCAGAGCAAACCACAAAAGCAGCGATTCAGTTGGCGCAGGATTCTGAGAAAAACGGTGCGGATGGCCTGATGTTATTACCTCCTATGCGATACTATGCTGATAGCAAAGAAACACTTGAGTATTTTAAAGCAATCGCTTCTTCTACATCTTTGCCTATCATGATCTATAATAATCCGGTTGATTATAAAATCCATGTGACACTGGATATGTTTGAAGCGATGTTGCCTTATAAAAACATACAAGCTGTAAAAGAGTCTACACGAGATATTTCCAATGTCACCAGAATGATCAATCGTTTTGGTGATCGATTCCATATTCTTTGTGGGGTTGACACCCTTGCAATGGAGAGTCTTTGTATGGGTGCACATGGATGGGTAGCAGGATTAGTAGATGCTTTCCCGCAAGAGACAGTGGCGATCTACCGTTTGGTGAAAGCAGGTATGATCGATGAAGCATTGAAAATTTATCGTTGGTTCTTACCATTATTAGAATTGGATATTCATCCCAAACTGGTTCAGTATATCAAACTTGCGGCTACACACACCGGTATTGGATCTACACATGTAAGAGCACCGAGACTTCCATTAGAGGGAGAGGAATTGAAACGTGTTACAACCATTATAGAAACGGCATTGGCCAATCGTCCGGAATTGCCTGATTATTTGAACCTGAAACATAAGAAAGATGCTACAAGGGCGTAA
- a CDS encoding aldehyde dehydrogenase (NADP(+)): protein MLQGRNIIGFEVSAKGEQTFRSFSTPLGAYLPEHFHIATDEEIKLAIKKATIAFVIFSKISFIQRAVFLETIAEEILNIGDFLLERAHLETGLPLPRLTGERDRTMNQLKLFATLLREGSWADAVIDTAMPDRKPLPRSDLRRILQPLGPVAVFAASNFPFAFSTAGGDTASALAAGCPVIVKAHSAHAGTNELMANAIKKAAERTGMPDGVFSSLNGEGAILGQRLAMESSIKAIGFTGSYRAGMSLYATVTQKRKEPIPLYAEMSSINPVVVLPETLSLKTSEIATVLAGSVTLGVGQFCTNPGLLFLIRSKASDAFIESLVAALSNVPAATMLNQQICKAYYTDRSRVIQTKGVKTLFCGNDQGNEYKGSPTLLAVNAADFMLEPSLQDEVFGPCTLIVICDDTTQLETALQTLHGQLTGSVFGSTDELLRYSSVIDILQQKTGRLIFNNVPTGVEVCHAMVHGGPFPATTDARTTSVGTEAIRRFVRPVCYQDCPQELLPLYLQNENTAGIMRKVNGIYTRDAI, encoded by the coding sequence ATGCTACAAGGGCGTAATATCATTGGTTTCGAAGTTTCTGCTAAAGGGGAACAAACATTTCGATCTTTCAGTACACCGTTAGGAGCTTACTTACCAGAACATTTCCATATTGCAACAGATGAAGAGATCAAGCTGGCTATAAAAAAAGCAACTATTGCTTTTGTAATTTTCAGTAAAATCTCTTTTATACAAAGAGCTGTTTTTCTAGAAACAATCGCTGAAGAAATATTGAATATCGGAGATTTTTTATTGGAGCGTGCCCATCTAGAAACCGGATTGCCTTTACCTAGATTAACGGGTGAAAGAGATCGAACGATGAATCAGTTGAAGCTCTTTGCAACATTGCTGAGAGAGGGCTCGTGGGCGGATGCGGTGATTGATACAGCTATGCCCGATAGAAAACCCCTTCCCCGATCAGATCTGCGAAGAATACTCCAGCCGCTTGGGCCGGTAGCAGTATTTGCTGCAAGTAATTTTCCTTTTGCTTTCTCTACTGCAGGAGGCGATACGGCCTCTGCATTGGCAGCTGGTTGTCCGGTGATTGTAAAAGCGCATAGCGCTCATGCCGGCACCAATGAACTTATGGCCAATGCTATTAAAAAGGCAGCAGAAAGAACGGGCATGCCTGATGGGGTATTCTCTTCACTGAATGGTGAAGGTGCAATATTGGGTCAGCGACTTGCTATGGAGTCATCTATCAAAGCCATTGGGTTTACGGGTTCATACCGTGCAGGGATGTCATTGTATGCAACCGTTACGCAAAAAAGAAAAGAACCTATTCCGCTATATGCAGAGATGAGTAGTATCAACCCTGTTGTTGTATTGCCTGAAACATTGTCGCTAAAAACATCAGAAATCGCTACAGTATTGGCCGGATCTGTTACTCTTGGTGTTGGTCAGTTTTGTACCAATCCGGGTTTGCTATTTCTGATCCGATCAAAAGCGTCGGATGCTTTTATTGAATCATTGGTCGCAGCTTTATCGAATGTACCCGCTGCAACGATGTTGAATCAGCAAATTTGTAAGGCATATTATACCGACAGATCCAGGGTTATACAAACCAAGGGAGTGAAAACACTGTTCTGTGGGAATGATCAGGGTAATGAATACAAAGGAAGTCCGACATTATTGGCTGTGAATGCAGCTGATTTCATGCTTGAACCTTCATTGCAGGATGAAGTCTTTGGTCCCTGCACGCTAATAGTAATATGCGATGATACAACACAACTGGAAACAGCATTACAAACTTTACATGGACAATTGACCGGTTCTGTATTCGGAAGTACCGATGAATTACTGCGATATTCTTCAGTGATCGATATTTTACAACAGAAAACAGGAAGACTTATTTTTAATAATGTTCCAACCGGTGTAGAGGTATGTCATGCAATGGTGCATGGAGGTCCATTCCCGGCTACTACAGATGCACGAACCACTTCTGTTGGAACAGAAGCGATCAGGAGATTTGTAAGACCTGTTTGTTATCAGGATTGTCCGCAGGAATTACTGCCTCTGTATTTGCAGAATGAAAATACAGCAGGTATCATGCGGAAAGTCAATGGAATATATACACGTGATGCTATCTGA